A region of Arabidopsis thaliana chromosome 5, partial sequence DNA encodes the following proteins:
- a CDS encoding CBS / octicosapeptide/Phox/Bemp1 (PB1) domains-containing protein (CBS / octicosapeptide/Phox/Bemp1 (PB1) domains-containing protein; LOCATED IN: chloroplast; EXPRESSED IN: male gametophyte, cultured cell, pollen tube; EXPRESSED DURING: M germinated pollen stage; CONTAINS InterPro DOMAIN/s: Octicosapeptide/Phox/Bem1p (InterPro:IPR000270), Cystathionine beta-synthase, core (InterPro:IPR000644); BEST Arabidopsis thaliana protein match is: CBS / octicosapeptide/Phox/Bemp1 (PB1) domains-containing protein (TAIR:AT5G50640.1); Has 30201 Blast hits to 17322 proteins in 780 species: Archae - 12; Bacteria - 1396; Metazoa - 17338; Fungi - 3422; Plants - 5037; Viruses - 0; Other Eukaryotes - 2996 (source: NCBI BLink).), producing the protein MANQGGPSRKSLSFSGHSFQGRKKASENEGGGGGGSDLLPRRSLTSSRSSISLSGERSGERTVKRLRLCKALTVPDSTTLFEACRRMAARRVDALLLTDSNALLCGILTDRDIATKVIAKQLNLEETPVSKVMTKNPVFVLSDTIAVEALQKMVQGKFRHLPVVENGEVIALLDIAKCLYDAIARMERSVEKGKAIAAAVEGVEKNWGTSIAGPNTFMETLRERIFKPSLSTIIPENTKVLKVGLDETVLGVTMKMVEYQSSAAMVMVENKLVGILTSKDILMRVISQNLPQETTTVEKVMTPNPESATVDMAIVEALHIMHNGKFLHLPVLDKDGDVVAVIDVIHITHAAVTTAGSTAGINNETANSMMQKFWDSAMALSPNEDGDETRSEEESMKLSSEIEVTKSFSYPNTFAFKLQDKKGRMHRFMCETQSLTTLITAILQRMGDDIEPDNLPQIMYEDEDNDKVVLASDNDLGAAVEHAKSIGWKGLKLHLDYTEERGHRRGLSSEDMDYDQSNSWAAAYKTVAAGAALAAGLGVLVYLKRNSN; encoded by the exons ATGGCTAACCAAGGTGGTCCGTCGAGGAAAAGTCTCTCCTTCTCCGGTCATTCATTTCAAGGAAGGAAAAAAGCTTCAGAAAAcgaaggtggtggtggtggtggctcTGATCTCCTCCCACGAAGATCTCTCACATCTTCTCGTTCTTCCAT AAGCTTGAGTGGGGAAAGGAGTGGTGAGAGAACGGTAAAGAGACTAAGGTTGTGTAAGGCTCTTACTGTACCAGATAGCACAACTTTATTTGAAGCTTGTCGAAGAATGGCTGCTCGTCGTGTTGATGCGTTATTGCTGACTGATTCTAATGCATTACTTTGTGGGATCCTAACAGATAGG gataTAGCAACAAAAGTGATTGCTAAACAACTTAACCTTGAAGAAACACCTGTATCTAAAGTTATGACCAAGAAccctgtttttgttttgtctgatACTATTGCTGTTGAAGCTCTTCAAAAGATGGTTCAAG GCAAGTTTAGACATTTGCCGGTGGTGGAGAATGGAGAAGTTATCGCGCTTCTCGATATTGCAAAGTGTTTGTATGATGCTATTGCCCGCATGGAAAGATCAGTTGAGAAGGGTAAGGCTATTGCTGCGGCTGTTGAAGGCGTTGAAAAGAACTGGGGAACATCTATTGCTG GACCAAACACTTTTATGGAGACACTTAGAGAACGAATATTCAAGCCTTCACTTTCAACTATAATTCCGGAGAATACAAA GGTTTTAAAGGTTGGATTGGATGAGACTGTGTTAGGAGTAACCATGAAGATGGTGGAATATCAGTCTAGCGCAGCCATGGTGATGGTGGAGAACAAATTAGTTGGGATTCTAAC CTCAAAGGACATCTTGATGCGGGTGATATCCCAAAACCTTCCTCAAGAGACAACTACTGTGGAGAAG GTTATGACACCGAATCCAGAATCTGCAACAGTTGATATGGCAATTGTTGAAGCCTTACATATCATGCATAATGGCAAATTTCTGCATCTTCCTGTATTGGATAAAG ATGGAGATGTTGTCGCTGTTATTGATGTGATCCACATAACTCATGCTGCTGTTACTACG GCTGGAAGTACGGCTGGAATAAACAATGAGACAGCAAACTCAATGATGCAAAAGTTTTGGGACTCTGCTATGGCTTTGTCTCCTAACGAAGATGGCGATGAAACGAGGAG TGAAGAAGAGTCGATGAAATTATCTTCGGAGATAGAagtaacaaaatcattttcatatcCCAACACATTTGCTTTTAAACTCCAAGATAAAAAGGGACGAATGCATAGATTTATGTGTG AAACACAGAGTTTGACAACTCTGATAACAGCAATCCTACAAAGAATGGGGGATGACATTGAGCCTGATAACTTGCCTCAGATAATG TACGAAGATGAAGACAATGACAAAGTTGTTTTAGCATCAGATAATGATCTTGGAGCTGCTGTAGAACATGCAAAATCAATAGGCTGGAAG GGTTTAAAATTGCATTTGGACTACACAGAAGAAAGAGGGCACAGGAGAGGTCTAAGTTCAGAGGATATGGACTACGACCAGTCAAACTCATGGGCAGCCGCTTACAAAACGGTTGCAGCCGGGGCTGCTCTTGCTGCTGGACTTGGAGTTTTGGTGTACCTTAAGCGCAACTCAAACTAA
- a CDS encoding uncharacterized protein (unknown protein; BEST Arabidopsis thaliana protein match is: unknown protein (TAIR:AT5G50665.2); Has 6 Blast hits to 6 proteins in 1 species: Archae - 0; Bacteria - 0; Metazoa - 0; Fungi - 0; Plants - 6; Viruses - 0; Other Eukaryotes - 0 (source: NCBI BLink).), with protein sequence MYQGSCCLFILNIISKRYLQPWGYKGNMELNKEDIVPLTPAAQITAPPILQDGSSQQAEDAFGLAVWLGRGLSSV encoded by the exons ATGTATCAAGGCTCGTGTTGtctgtttattttaaatataatatccAAGAGATATTTGCAGCCATG GGGATATAAGGGAAACATGGAACTCAACAAGGAAGATATCGTGCCATTGACACCAGCAGCTCAAATCACAGCACCTCCAATCCTACAAGATGGCTCATCTCAACAAG CTGAGGATGCGTTTGGATTAGCAGTTTGGTTAGGAAGAGGTTTATCAAGTGTTTAA
- a CDS encoding uncharacterized protein (unknown protein; BEST Arabidopsis thaliana protein match is: unknown protein (TAIR:AT5G50645.1); Has 30201 Blast hits to 17322 proteins in 780 species: Archae - 12; Bacteria - 1396; Metazoa - 17338; Fungi - 3422; Plants - 5037; Viruses - 0; Other Eukaryotes - 2996 (source: NCBI BLink).) produces the protein MSASSFPRSVILTARSDTKGKSVFSWLTDWQNEEKFHHGFFFFFFFLIIQLIIISSGPLLSLSFRLSLPKFLSIDSQKQKKFQFLRTALSIVPQLGDSKSSIIIEVKIRNSQF, from the coding sequence ATGTCAGCGTCGTCGTTCCCGCGTAGCGTGATACTCACAGCCCGATCGGATACCAAGGGCAAATCTGTATTTTCGTGGTTAACAGATTggcaaaatgaagaaaagttcCACCAcggattcttttttttttttttttttttaattattcaattaattattatctccTCTGGCCCTTTGCTTTCCCTCTCCTTTCGTCTTTCTCTTCCAAAATTTCTTTCGATTGATtcccagaaacaaaaaaaattccaattcCTTCGAACTGCATTATCGATCGTGCCCCAACTAGGCGATTCGAAATCGTCGATCATTATCGAAGTGAAGATTCGAAATTCccagttttga
- a CDS encoding Transducin/WD40 repeat-like superfamily protein (Transducin/WD40 repeat-like superfamily protein; CONTAINS InterPro DOMAIN/s: WD40 repeat-like-containing domain (InterPro:IPR011046), WD40 repeat 2 (InterPro:IPR019782), WD40-repeat-containing domain (InterPro:IPR017986), WD40 repeat (InterPro:IPR001680), WD40/YVTN repeat-like-containing domain (InterPro:IPR015943), WD40 repeat, subgroup (InterPro:IPR019781); BEST Arabidopsis thaliana protein match is: Transducin/WD40 repeat-like superfamily protein (TAIR:AT5G50650.1); Has 30201 Blast hits to 17322 proteins in 780 species: Archae - 12; Bacteria - 1396; Metazoa - 17338; Fungi - 3422; Plants - 5037; Viruses - 0; Other Eukaryotes - 2996 (source: NCBI BLink).) — protein sequence MASNQQPPSNLQTYGVPIYAVDWILEEAVRSKITKDQDDDDDDGSSSSSYIVLSGGGGEGRSGIPNVILICRVDLHTNSLSEQPIGRRVIGTDLPYRMAIHPRQGGLICALPNSCRLFDWENIIEDDNEEESEKVVKELKDVGQQLSLSFNQDGTVLATGAEDGTLRVFEWPSMKTLLNESKTHASVKSLTFSESGKFLVSLGAPLCRVWDVNASAAIASLSKEKDEMFASCRFSVDNSGSEVLYVAANTQRGGSIITWDTTSWRRRSSKLIKRNNSISAFNVSADGKLLAVGTLEGDVLIIDSTKMQTNQIVKKAHLGLVTALTFSPDSRCLVSVSFDSRARLTVIKQKGEKRRVYLWVAALLFVLVYVVLYYLMVAMGIIH from the exons ATGGCGAGTAATCAACAACCACCGTCGAATCTACAGACCTACGGTGTACCAATTTACGCCGTCGACTGGATTCTAGAGGAAGCTGTCAGATCCAAAATCACTAAGGAtcaggatgatgatgatgatgatggatcgtcgtcgtcgtcgtacATCGTTTTATccggcggaggaggagaaggacGAAGTGGAATACCTAATGTCATCTTAATCTGTCGTGTTGATCTCCACACCAATTCTCTCTCTGAACAACCT ATTGGTAGGCGTGTGATTGGCACTGATCTACCTTATCGTATGGCTATTCATCCTCGTCAAGGTGGTCTTATTTGTGCATTGCCTAACAGTTGCAGACTGTTTGATTGGGAAAACATTATAGAGGATGATAATGAGGAAGAGTCAGAGAAAGTTGTTAAAGAGTTAAAAGATGTTGGACAACAGTTGTCTCTCTCGTTTAATCAGGATGGGACTGTTCTAGCTACTGGTGCAGAG GATGGGACTTTGAGGGTTTTTGAATGGCCAAGCATGAAGACTTTACTTAATGAGTCTAAGACACATGCATCAGTTAAAAGCCTAACTTTCAG CGAAAGTGGTAAGTTTCTTGTATCTCTTGGAGCTCCACTTTGTCGGGTTTGGGATGTGAATGCTTCTGCTGCTATTGCCAGTCTATCAAAAGAGAAG GACGAGATGTTTGCCTCGTGTAGATTCTCTGTAGACAATTCAGGCAGTGAAGTTCTTTATGTTGCTGCAAACACTC aACGTGGTGGGAGTATTATAACATGGGATACAACatcatggagaagaagaagttcaaagcttattaaaagaaacaactcTATATCTGCCTTTAATGTCTCAGCTGATGGGAAGCTTCTTGCAGT AGGAACCCTCGAAGGAGATGTTTTAATAATTGATTCGACAAAGATGCAAACTAACCAAATCGTCAAGAAAGCTCATCTCGGTTTGGTCACCGCACTGACTTTCTCCCCTGATTCAAG GTGCTTAGTGTCAGTATCTTTTGACTCAAGGGCAAGGCTAACCGTGATCAAACAAAAGGGTGAAAAAC GTCGAGTATATCTGTGGGTGGCGGcattgttgtttgtgttgGTATACGtggttttgtattatttgatGGTGGCAATGGGGATCATACATTAG
- a CDS encoding uncharacterized protein (unknown protein; Has 30201 Blast hits to 17322 proteins in 780 species: Archae - 12; Bacteria - 1396; Metazoa - 17338; Fungi - 3422; Plants - 5037; Viruses - 0; Other Eukaryotes - 2996 (source: NCBI BLink).), whose amino-acid sequence MMKPWRCQNKSLGKNIFGEDDEKKGDPQSLRWSSTKTRGNSGFFILLSIWRWRNGGI is encoded by the coding sequence ATGATGAAACCTTGGAGATGTCAGAACAAAAGCTTGGGTAAGAACATCTTTGGAGAGGACGATGAGAAGAAGGGGGATCCTCAAAGTTTGCGCTGGTCATCGACGAAGACAAGAGGAAATTctggattttttattttgctgtCTATTTGGAGATGGAGGAACGGAGggatttag
- a CDS encoding transmembrane protein, putative (DUF 3339) (Protein of unknown function (DUF 3339); FUNCTIONS IN: molecular_function unknown; INVOLVED IN: biological_process unknown; LOCATED IN: endomembrane system; CONTAINS InterPro DOMAIN/s: Protein of unknown function DUF3339 (InterPro:IPR021775); BEST Arabidopsis thaliana protein match is: Protein of unknown function (DUF 3339) (TAIR:AT5G50660.1); Has 30201 Blast hits to 17322 proteins in 780 species: Archae - 12; Bacteria - 1396; Metazoa - 17338; Fungi - 3422; Plants - 5037; Viruses - 0; Other Eukaryotes - 2996 (source: NCBI BLink).) has product MTEWLPVVVATVLFVVLSPGLLFQVPGNNNFVDFGKMETSGYSILLHAFLYFGLVTVFTVVIHFPGT; this is encoded by the coding sequence ATGACGGAGTGGCTTCCGGTGGTGGTCGCGACGGTGTTGTTTGTGGTGCTGAGCCCGGGATTGTTGTTTCAGGTTCCGGGAAACAACAACTTTGTAGACTTCGGGAAGATGGAAACGAGCGGATACTCAATCCTTCTCCACGCCTTCCTTTACTTTGGCCTTGTCACTGTCTTCACCGTCGTCATCCACTTTCCGGGCACTTAA
- the SPL13A gene encoding Squamosa promoter-binding protein-like (SBP domain) transcription factor family protein (Squamosa promoter-binding protein-like (SBP domain) transcription factor family protein; FUNCTIONS IN: DNA binding, sequence-specific DNA binding transcription factor activity; INVOLVED IN: regulation of transcription; LOCATED IN: nucleus; CONTAINS InterPro DOMAIN/s: Transcription factor, SBP-box (InterPro:IPR004333); BEST Arabidopsis thaliana protein match is: Squamosa promoter-binding protein-like (SBP domain) transcription factor family protein (TAIR:AT5G50670.1); Has 30201 Blast hits to 17322 proteins in 780 species: Archae - 12; Bacteria - 1396; Metazoa - 17338; Fungi - 3422; Plants - 5037; Viruses - 0; Other Eukaryotes - 2996 (source: NCBI BLink).): MDWNFKLSSGYLSGFDQEPDLSPMDGSISFGGSSQSKADFSFDLKLGRNIGNSSSVFGDTEQVISLSKWKDSALAKPEGSRSSSSKRTRGNGVGTNQMPICLVDGCDSDFSNCREYHKRHKVCDVHSKTPVVTINGHKQRFCQQCSRFHALEEFDEGKRSCRKRLDGHNRRRRKPQPEHIGRPANFFTGFQGSKLLEFSGGSHVFPTTSVLNPSWGNSLVSVAVAANGSSYGQSQSYVVGSSPAKTGIMFPISSSPNSTRSIAKQFPFLQEEESSRTASLCERMTSCIHDSDCALSLLSSSSSSVPHLLQPPLSLSQEAVETVFYGSGLFENASAVSDGSVISGNEAVRLPQTFPFHWE, translated from the exons ATGGACTGGAATTTCAAACTTAGCTCTGGTTATTTATCTGGATTCGATCAAGAACCAGATTTATCACCAATGGATGGTTCGATCTCGTTTGGTGGGTCGTCACAGTCAAAAGCGGATTTTTCATTTGATCTAAAACTTGGAAGAAACATTGGAaactcttcctctgtttttggtgATACAGAGCAAGTGATTAGTCTTAGTAAGTGGAAAGATAGTGCTTTAGCTAAACCAGAAGGTTCAAGAAGCTCGAGTTCAAAGAGAACAAGAGGGAATGGTGTTGGAACCAACCAGATGCCGATTTGTCTTGTTGATGGATGTGATTCTGATTTTAGTAATTGTAGAGAGTATCATAAGAGACATAAAGTTTGTGATGTTCATTCAAAAACTCCTGTGGTTACTATTAATGGTCATAAACAGAGGTTTTGTCAACAATGCAGCAG GTTTCATGCTTTGGAGGAGTTTGATGAAGGGAAGAGAAGTTGTAGGAAACGTCTTGATGGACATAATCGAAGACGACGGAAGCCGCAGCCTGAACATATCGGTCGTCCTGCCAACTTCTTTACGGGTTTTCAAG gTAGCAAATTGCTAGAGTTTTCTGGTGGTTCACATGTGTTTCCAACTACATCTGTGTTGAACCCGAGCTGGGGAAATAGTCTTGTAAGCGTTGCTGTAGCCGCCAATGGTTCGAGTTATGGGCAGAGCCAGAGCTATGTTGTTGGTTCTTCTCCTGCAAAGACAGGGATAATGTTtccaatctcttcttctccaaacaGTACCAGAAGCATAGCAAAACAATTCCCTTTcttgcaagaagaagaaagctcgaGAACCGCATCGTTGTGTGAGAGAATGACGAGTTGCATCCATGACTCTGATTgtgctctctctcttctgtcATCCTCCTCGTCGTCAGTCCCTCATTTGCTTCAACCACCACTTTCTTTGTCCCAAGAAGCAGTTGAGACAGTTTTTTACGGGTCGGGATTGTTTGAGAATGCGAGTGCAGTCTCTGATGGATCGGTTATATCCGGTAACGAGGCTGTCCGTCTTCCGCAGACATTCCCGTTTCATTGGgagtag